TCTCCAGCCTCTATAGCTTCCTCTATAGTACCTTTAAGGTTAAATGCTGCTTCTGGTAAATGGTCTAGTTCACCATCAATAATCATATTAAATCCTTTGATAGTATCTTTAATATCTACCAATGCTCCAGGAATACCTGTAAATTGTTCCGCTACATGGAATGGCTGAGATAAGAATCTCTGTACCTTTCTTGCACGATAAACCACCAATTTATCCTCTTCAGAAAGTTCTTCCATACCAAGGATAGCAATGATATCTTGTAGTGCTTTATATCTTTGTAAAATTTCTTTTACTCTCTGAGCACAGTTGTAATGCTCCTCTCCAATAATTTCTGGAGCTAATATTCTAGAAGTTGAATCTAGTGGATCTACCGCTGGATAAATACCTAAAGAAGCAATTTTTCTAGAAAGTACCGTAGTCGCATCTAAGTGAGCAAAGGTAGTTGCTGGAGCTGGGTCGGTTAAGTCGTCCGCAGGAACATATACCGCCTGTACTGAAGTAATAGATCCATTTTTAGTAGAAGTAATTCTCTCCTGCATTGCACCCATCTCAGATGCTAGTGTTGGTTGATAACCTACCGCAGAAGGCATACGCCCAAGAAGTGCAGACACCTCTGAACCAGCCTGCGTAAAACGGAAAATGTTATCCACGAAGAAAAGTACATCTCTACCTTGTCCTGTTTCTCCACCGTCACGGTAGTACTCTGCTAAAGTAAGACCAGAAAGTGCTACTCTTGCTCTCGCACCTGGTGGCTCATTCATCTGTCCAAAAACGAAAGCAGCTTTAGACTCCTTCATTAGTTCGGTATCTACTTTAGAAAGATCCCAACCTCCTTCTTCCATAGAGTGCATAAAGTCATCTCCGTATTTAATAATACCAGACTCTAACATCTCTCTAAGAAGGTCGTTACCCTCACGGGTTCTTTCACCTACTCCTGCAAACACAGATAGACCACCGTGTCCTTTTGCAATGTTATTGATAAGCTCTTGAATAAGTACTGTTTTACCTACTCCCGCACCTCCAAATAAACCAATTTTACCTCCTTTTGCATAAGGCTCAATAAGGTCAATTACTTTAATACCTGTATAAAGTACCTCTGCTGAAGTAGAAAGTTGGTCAAACTTAGGTGCTTCTCTGTGGATTGGCAAACCGCCTTCTTTAGATAAATCCTGTAATCCATCGATAGCATCACCCACTACATTAAATAGTCTTCCGTTAACTTCATCACCTATAGGCATTGTAATTTGGCGACCTTGTCCTACTACTTCCTGCCCTCTTTGAAGACCATCTGTAGCGTCCATAGCGATACATCTTACTGTATCCTCACCAATATGTTGCTCTACTTCAAGCACAAGCTTTTCACCATTTTTTTTAGTAATTTCCAGTGCATCATAGATCTTTGGAAGCTCTTCTACTTCGCTAAAAACGACATCTA
The genomic region above belongs to Riemerella anatipestifer and contains:
- the atpD gene encoding F0F1 ATP synthase subunit beta, with protein sequence MANQIKGKISQIIGPVIDVVFSEVEELPKIYDALEITKKNGEKLVLEVEQHIGEDTVRCIAMDATDGLQRGQEVVGQGRQITMPIGDEVNGRLFNVVGDAIDGLQDLSKEGGLPIHREAPKFDQLSTSAEVLYTGIKVIDLIEPYAKGGKIGLFGGAGVGKTVLIQELINNIAKGHGGLSVFAGVGERTREGNDLLREMLESGIIKYGDDFMHSMEEGGWDLSKVDTELMKESKAAFVFGQMNEPPGARARVALSGLTLAEYYRDGGETGQGRDVLFFVDNIFRFTQAGSEVSALLGRMPSAVGYQPTLASEMGAMQERITSTKNGSITSVQAVYVPADDLTDPAPATTFAHLDATTVLSRKIASLGIYPAVDPLDSTSRILAPEIIGEEHYNCAQRVKEILQRYKALQDIIAILGMEELSEEDKLVVYRARKVQRFLSQPFHVAEQFTGIPGALVDIKDTIKGFNMIIDGELDHLPEAAFNLKGTIEEAIEAGEKMLAENK